One window of the Cryptomeria japonica chromosome 7, Sugi_1.0, whole genome shotgun sequence genome contains the following:
- the LOC131064120 gene encoding uncharacterized protein LOC131064120: MATTTSSTPQSSTPQRTFKTDPNSPLWKYVKIIDQVKGGGTFLWICNFCSTKKTSSYSRVKAHFCAIPQQGIKPCLGKNGNGMSPQEIAGYIREQEEADARVGRASNHPLLTRRGSKSKRPPTSPSYSDFPDIVVESHPFLDPISEEPVIVKRSKGPLERAFKNDAREIADQSVGRCLYANGLSFNVVRSPYWQDMLKKVNEAPQGYIGPGYEKVRSTLLAKEVKNIDNALAPIRNSWKQTGVSIISDGWKDTKNRPLINVIAVCPKGAMFLKAVDCEGQVKDAQFIANILIQCIQDVGPQNVVQVITDNAKNCRAAGMLIETRFEHIFWTPCAVHSLNLMLQKIGRKIDWIKQIYVEAEEIQMFITNHNMSQAIFRSFSQLELLKVAETRFASNTIVLRRLVKVRQPLASMVISQSWSLWRQSNTERAANVKRMILDDTWWDRVEYLLSFTEPIMSMIRYTDMDHPCLGEVYDGIDSMIEKMKAIINAKEQDPEETFFKEVQSICVERWNKMTTPLHLLAFALTPKFYSDEMLAKPSRVPPYRDSEVSEGCRTALTKLFPDSEMEDLMTSEFADFVASNGQSVSALRDKYKKDSHAWWYLNGHTSPNLQTLAIKVLSQVASSSSSERNWSTYSFIHSVKRNRLAASKAEELVYVHSNLRLLTHKQNEYKDGSTKFWDVDPERTDLDFSAATQSLLSGESNSQCAASASGSEAACGSSTLPTSSNVNDDVDLDLPSDPYDAIADY; the protein is encoded by the exons atggcaacgactactagctctactcctcaaagctctactcctcaacggactttcaaaactgacccaaattcacctttatggaaatatgtcaaaataatagaccaagtaaaaggtggtggaacatttttatggatatgcaacttctgtagtacgaaaaaaactagctcctacagtcgtgtcaaagcccatttttgtgccattccccaacaaggaatcaaaccatgtctaggaaagaatggaaatgggatgtcacctcaagaaatagcaggatatattagagagcaagaggaagcagatgcaagagttggtcgtgcctcaaaccatcctttgttgaCAAGAAGAGGAAGTAAATCAAAGAGGCCCCCTACTTCTCCATCTTATAGCGATTTTCCTGATATCGTGGTAGAGAGCCACCCATTCTTGGACCCAATTAGTGAAGAACCTGTTATTGTGAAGAGAAGCAAgggaccattagagagagcatttaagaatgatgctagagagattgcagatcaatccgttggaagatgtctatatgcaaacggtttgtcatttaatgtggtacgatcaccatattggcaggatatgttgaaaaaggtaaatgaggctccacaagggtacatagggccaggttatgagaaggtgcgtagcaccttactagcaaaggaggtaaaaaacatagacaatgcattggctcccattagaaattcatggaaacaaacaggggtgtccatcatttcagatggatggaaggataccaaaaatcggccattaattaatgtaattgcagtgtgccctaaaggggcaatgtttctgaaagctgtggattgtgaaggacaggtgaaggatgcacaatttattgctaacatccttatacaatgcattcaagatgtgggacctcaaaatgttgtccaagtaataacggataatgcaaagaattgtagagctgcaggtatgttgattgagacacggtttgaacacatattttggacaccttgtgctgtccactctctcaacctcatgctacaaaagataggcaggaaaatagattggatcaaacaaatttatgttgaggctgaagagatccaaatgttcatcacaaaccataacatgtcacaggccattttcagatcattttcacagttggagttgctaaag gttgccgagacccgatttgcatccaacacaatcgtcttgaggcgacttgtgaaggtgcgacagccacttgctagcatggtaattagtcaaagttggtccctatggaggcaatccaatactgaaagggcagcaaatgtaaagcgcatgatcctagatgacacttggtgggatcgagtggaatatcttttgagtttcactgagcccatcatgagtatgatccgttatactgacatggatcacccatgtttgggagaggtatatgatggcattgactcgatgattgagaaaatgaaagccatcatcaatgcaaaagagcaagatcccgaagaaactttcttcaaagaggttcaatcaatttgtgttgagcggtggaacaaaatgaccaccccactacatcttcttgcatttgcattgactcccaaattttatagtgatgaaatgcttgctaagccatcaagggtaccaccatatagagattcagaagtcagtgaagggtgtaggacagcacttactaaactcttcccagattctgaaatggaggatttaatgacaagtgagtttgctgattttgtagcctccaatggtcaaagtgtttccgctctccgtgacaagtataaaaaggattctcatgcttggtggtacctcaatggccatacatcaccaaaccttcaaactcttgcaatcaaagttttatcgcaa gttgctagttcctcttcatctgagcgaaattggagcacatactcctttatccactcagtgaaacgcaaccgactggcagcaagtaaggcagaagagctcgtttatgtgcattcaaacttgcgccttcttactcataaacaaaatgagtataaggatgggagcacaaagttttgggatgtagatccagagcgaactgatttggatttttcagctgccacacaatctttactttctggggagtctaatagccaatgtgctgctagtgcaagtggcagtgaggctgcatgtggttccagtactctacctacatcatctaatgtcaatgatgatgttgatcttgatcttcctagtgacccatatgatgctattgctgattattag